In the Jatrophihabitans endophyticus genome, one interval contains:
- a CDS encoding enoyl-CoA hydratase-related protein: protein MEHPAVVAVSIDRGDGRNSLDDAMIGELDAGLTKAEADSGCRLFVVTGGAGVFSTGMDLAAAGSSPGTAAQVEPGGAYFDLLLRLVTTPRTVVTLVDGQAAGGGVGLVAASDVVLATGTSTFALPEALWGLLPCVVLPFLRRRIGGHRARSMMVTTQPVDAGTAQSWGLVDVVGDDLPAALRPIVFRAGKLAAETIGAAKRYAARLDPIDADTRTAAVSELAELLAAPAVQERLAAFAGSGKFPWES from the coding sequence ATGGAGCACCCGGCCGTCGTCGCGGTGAGCATCGACCGCGGTGACGGTCGCAACTCCCTCGACGACGCGATGATCGGCGAGCTCGACGCCGGACTGACCAAGGCCGAGGCCGACAGCGGGTGCCGGCTGTTCGTCGTCACCGGCGGCGCGGGCGTGTTCAGCACCGGCATGGACCTCGCAGCGGCAGGATCGTCGCCCGGGACGGCCGCCCAGGTCGAACCGGGCGGCGCGTACTTCGACCTGCTGCTACGGCTCGTCACCACGCCGCGCACCGTGGTCACCCTGGTCGACGGCCAGGCCGCCGGTGGCGGTGTCGGTCTCGTCGCGGCGTCGGACGTCGTGCTGGCGACGGGCACGAGCACGTTCGCGCTGCCCGAGGCGTTGTGGGGCCTGCTGCCGTGCGTCGTGCTGCCGTTCCTGCGTCGGCGCATCGGCGGCCATCGGGCGCGCTCGATGATGGTGACCACCCAACCCGTCGACGCCGGGACCGCGCAGTCGTGGGGACTCGTCGACGTCGTCGGCGACGACCTGCCCGCGGCGCTGCGGCCGATCGTGTTCCGGGCCGGCAAGCTGGCCGCCGAGACGATCGGGGCGGCGAAGCGCTACGCCGCGCGGCTGGATCCGATCGACGCCGACACGCGGACGGCGGCGGTGAGCGAGCTGGCCGAGCTGCTGGCCGCGCCCGCCGTGCAGGAACGGCTGGCGGCCTTCGCCGGCTCCGGGAAGTTCCCCTGGGAGTCCTGA
- the fabD gene encoding ACP S-malonyltransferase, with product MARAWLFPGQGSQRRGMGAELFARFPEVMATADEVLGYSVAELCAQGGAALASTEYVQPVMFVLNALHARALAEDGPAPDVMAGHSLGELSALHAAGCFDLATGLRLVRTRGELMAACPSGAMMAVLGIGAEELTEVLDAHAIDTVDVANHNLPDQIVVSGPDADIDRLAGLIAEHTAGKTTRLTVSIAAHSRYMQPAVDGYRAALDAVDFGAPDVPVVANVTVRPYRSDTIVAGLLGQLTGQVRWWDTMTALSQDGVDEVVEAGPGDVLTHLWQRATQRWAEQLATADPEPSPGPAPPPAASPAPSPAPSPAPAPGRGEHHWVSALGDPRFTAAYGVRLPYLVDALPHGISGPALVRRLAEASLLGFLGSRGRSPEQLTADVAELRGTTGWGIELPARLPDARRTRAVTSVAIAAEVRHAVTGGWAGVGPELVRWRFAGTGGGEGRRLLVRFATADHAAAFLAPADPDVVAELLAADVLTSAEAAAAVRSPVATDLCAEPGPGGEGTGVELLLPVLRSLRAAAGRDDAVPVGVAGVGTPAEIAAAVLLGADFVVTGAVNHATPQARTSDAAKDVLAQLELDGTVLAPSAELFALGGREPVVRDGSLYAARAGRLHQLYRTHGSLAQVSETVRARIARECFGGALPAASAAEPRRALADAVVGYLDRAAAWAIAGDPAQRLNWNIPSGPEVGAFNRIAPELGLADWRERDVVVLADRLTAAAAELLDRRVRELLGRADRSIGTPAQF from the coding sequence ATGGCACGAGCCTGGCTGTTCCCCGGGCAGGGGTCCCAGCGCCGGGGGATGGGCGCGGAGCTGTTCGCGCGCTTCCCCGAGGTGATGGCGACCGCCGACGAGGTGCTCGGCTACTCGGTGGCCGAGCTCTGCGCGCAGGGCGGCGCGGCACTCGCCAGCACCGAGTACGTGCAGCCGGTCATGTTCGTGCTGAACGCGCTCCACGCCCGGGCGCTCGCCGAGGACGGCCCGGCTCCGGACGTGATGGCCGGGCACAGTCTCGGCGAGCTGAGCGCGTTGCACGCCGCCGGCTGCTTCGACCTCGCGACCGGGCTGCGCCTCGTGCGCACGCGGGGCGAGCTCATGGCTGCGTGCCCGTCCGGCGCGATGATGGCGGTGCTCGGCATCGGCGCCGAGGAGCTGACCGAGGTGCTCGACGCCCACGCGATCGACACCGTCGACGTCGCCAACCACAACCTGCCCGACCAGATCGTGGTGTCCGGCCCGGACGCCGACATCGACCGGCTCGCCGGCCTGATCGCCGAGCACACCGCGGGCAAGACCACCCGGCTCACGGTGAGCATCGCGGCGCACTCGCGCTACATGCAGCCCGCGGTGGACGGCTACCGGGCCGCGCTCGACGCCGTGGACTTCGGGGCGCCCGACGTCCCGGTCGTCGCGAACGTCACCGTCCGCCCGTACCGGTCGGACACGATCGTGGCCGGGCTGCTGGGTCAGCTGACCGGGCAGGTCCGCTGGTGGGACACGATGACCGCGCTCTCGCAGGACGGCGTGGACGAGGTCGTCGAGGCGGGCCCCGGCGACGTACTGACACACCTGTGGCAGCGCGCCACGCAGCGGTGGGCCGAGCAGCTCGCCACCGCCGATCCCGAACCGAGTCCCGGGCCGGCGCCGCCGCCCGCCGCGTCCCCCGCCCCGTCCCCCGCCCCGTCCCCCGCCCCGGCGCCCGGGCGCGGTGAGCACCACTGGGTGAGCGCGCTCGGCGATCCCCGCTTCACCGCGGCGTACGGCGTGCGGCTGCCCTACCTCGTCGACGCACTCCCCCACGGCATCAGCGGGCCGGCGCTCGTGCGGCGCCTCGCCGAGGCGAGCCTGCTCGGCTTCCTCGGCTCGCGAGGGCGCTCGCCGGAGCAGCTGACGGCCGACGTCGCCGAGCTCCGCGGCACGACCGGCTGGGGCATCGAGCTGCCCGCCCGGCTGCCCGACGCGCGGCGCACCCGGGCCGTCACGTCCGTCGCGATCGCGGCCGAGGTGCGTCACGCCGTCACCGGCGGCTGGGCCGGGGTGGGGCCGGAGCTCGTGCGCTGGCGCTTCGCGGGCACCGGCGGCGGGGAGGGGCGACGGTTGCTGGTCCGCTTCGCCACCGCCGACCACGCGGCCGCCTTCCTCGCGCCGGCCGACCCCGACGTCGTCGCCGAGCTCCTCGCCGCCGACGTCCTCACTTCGGCCGAGGCGGCGGCCGCCGTACGGTCGCCGGTCGCCACCGACCTGTGTGCCGAGCCGGGCCCCGGCGGGGAGGGCACCGGGGTGGAGCTGCTGCTGCCGGTGCTGCGATCGCTGCGGGCGGCCGCCGGTCGCGACGACGCCGTCCCGGTCGGCGTCGCCGGTGTCGGCACCCCGGCCGAGATCGCGGCCGCCGTCCTGCTGGGCGCCGACTTCGTCGTCACCGGTGCGGTGAACCACGCGACGCCGCAGGCACGTACCTCGGACGCCGCCAAGGACGTGCTCGCGCAGCTGGAGCTCGACGGCACGGTGCTCGCCCCGAGTGCGGAGCTGTTCGCGCTGGGCGGGCGGGAGCCCGTGGTGCGCGACGGGTCGCTCTACGCGGCGCGGGCCGGGCGGCTGCACCAGCTCTACCGCACCCACGGGTCGCTGGCGCAGGTGAGCGAGACCGTCCGCGCGCGGATCGCGCGCGAGTGCTTCGGTGGCGCGCTGCCGGCCGCGTCGGCAGCGGAGCCGCGCCGGGCGTTGGCCGACGCCGTCGTCGGCTACCTCGACCGCGCCGCCGCGTGGGCGATCGCGGGCGACCCGGCGCAGCGGTTGAACTGGAACATCCCGAGCGGTCCCGAGGTCGGTGCCTTCAACCGCATCGCGCCGGAGCTCGGCCTCGCCGACTGGCGCGAGCGGGACGTCGTCGTGCTCGCCGACCGGCTCACCGCCGCCGCCGCGGAGCTGCTCGACCGCCGCGTCCGCGAGCTGCTCGGCCGGGCCGACCGCTCGATCGGAACCCCTGCTCAGTTCTGA
- a CDS encoding SDR family NAD(P)-dependent oxidoreductase: MDSTAIGQVLVLSAPGAPELARYADALATRLAALGTSGATLAAAAYTLQVGRTPLAHRVAVRSADADESIAALRAVAAGEEHPAAERAVGEVSTAAVTTVAGPDEAVSAWLDGADVDWAALWDSRPRRISLPSAPAPSRSPRPGSGAGAGSDRQRGDDGGFGAGSDRQRGDDGGIGDGGARAAAERYLVELWADVSGLAADRFGPRTPLSQIGLSSFLVTQLNGRLEQDLDERDRTLFFTHPDLAGVAGDLVDRHPGHWDADATDATGASAPADRGAARARDARSANGRHGAPAAAVDGAVAIVGMAVRFPNSPTVADFWQTLVDGVDCIRPMPADRAEPGWDTAAMWGGYLDDVAGFDPLLFSITPRDAELMDPQERLFLEVVWEGLEDAGYTRARLRERHDSNVAVYVGAMHNEYPYFGVEQSGVGARQDSGATLGGIANRVSFFLDVHGPSLSVDTMCSSSLTALHLARHSLLRGEAEVAIVGATNLSLHLNKFVQQHRMQLAATDHHCRSFGEGGDGFVPAEGVAALICKPLARARADGDRVHAVVTGSAVVHAGRTNGYLVPSPVAQGDLVTRAWRDAGHDLATAGYLEAHGAGTALGDPVEIAGLLRAMGGRPDGPIPLGSVKSVIGHAESAAGLAGLIKVVLQLQHGEYAPTRHADTPNPEIEWDRVPFRVQGRRAPWPRPDGDARRAGISSFGAGGTIAHVVVEEAPDDAPASPAAAGPQLIVLSGRDEPALRRVADGVLGTLPAAGSDDGSALAVRLRRIRDGALAGELGADAADAARLAALLLGDATPAGPALADLAWTLQVGREPLGERLAIVADDVAELAAALRSYLGGDDAGLVRGTVADTEGAPRPLPPHADRAALDGLARWWVAGGDVDWTAAGDRAPGRLVDLPHYPFDRMRCWLPATTTGPAPTPAATSVHERTWVEDGPVASDALAPAGRLVVVYSPHSEPVARAVAALAADAVLVREGGVPPDGEHGLVTADDAAAVAAGMRGAPVAGWLDLADLYRPPTEIGLWQARLALLQGFLADRNGAGCRVLQVCSGLHDLPGGAPPSTAAAPLAGFVRVLAAEGAVASGRVLDLDLDLDGTDPDTAARAILAELGTESAVPDVCHRDGVRHRAALTAVGGDTASFTARADATYVVTGGTHGLGARVARWLVERGARRLAVLGHGALDAERQAGADALRAAGAAVLVHTGSLADRTALGLFLDRVRDELGPIGGVVHCAGRAARPAAFAVKERADVAAVFEPKLDGLRALAQALADDDLHLAVGFSSICAVAPTVARGVSDYAAANACVDAAAAAQVTLGGRALQAVAWPQWRESGGGVGADNPAAHLGVGTLSDADGLAALETVLARPQLRRAVVLPAVAGPVDLDAVLAAGDGAAPSAPAAAGQTAPAGGVPAAGASAAADPPAGPPGWLVDIFATALHLPADRLDPAVDFHALGVESIMLGELLQRIEQHVERRLDPGLLLDFPTLDQLAAALTDQLGDDVGESAPAVADAPAVADTERVPAAAAPAPAAPAPLGPAPRRDEQRVAVVGAACRFPGAPDLDTFWRNLLAGTSSVIEVPASRWDHRAVYRERRELGHSISKWGGFVDGLEDFDPDAFGVTEDEARALDPAIRLTLETTAAGLADAGYRPDEVAGAEVGVFVGARMSDYGARVGVRAGVLRSDQNFIAAYVAQHFDLRGPNLVVDSACSSSLVGVQVAMRSLLAGECTMAVAGGVEILLDEADYVDLSASGALSPSGRCATFDESADGFVPGEGCGLVVLKPLAAALADGDRIHAVIDAVAVNNDGRTMGVTTPSHEAQQRVVRRAMEQAGREPAEFGLVEAHGTGTMIGDPIELRGLTDIFGAGRAPQSVPIGSVKSNVGHLMSAAGIAGVLKVMLSIEHGVVPATLWCENPNPRFDFAASPFFPNVANRDWDHPAGRRVAGVSSFGLGGTNAHAVLSDVVREAPATRSPLPPPTYRRRRLWFDRPAGPEPMPAAPATPDDPELTSSLLDLELVGGPR, from the coding sequence ATGGATTCGACGGCGATCGGGCAGGTGCTGGTGCTCTCGGCTCCGGGAGCGCCCGAACTCGCGCGCTACGCGGACGCGCTGGCCACGCGGCTGGCCGCGCTCGGGACGTCCGGCGCGACGCTGGCGGCCGCCGCCTACACGCTGCAGGTGGGGCGCACGCCGCTCGCGCACCGGGTCGCCGTCCGCTCGGCCGACGCCGACGAGTCGATCGCCGCCCTGCGCGCCGTCGCCGCGGGCGAGGAGCATCCGGCCGCGGAGCGGGCCGTCGGCGAGGTGTCGACGGCGGCGGTGACCACGGTGGCCGGGCCGGACGAGGCGGTGAGCGCGTGGCTCGACGGCGCGGACGTCGACTGGGCCGCCCTGTGGGACAGCCGACCGCGCCGGATCTCGCTGCCGAGCGCACCGGCGCCGTCACGGTCTCCCCGCCCCGGGTCGGGTGCCGGCGCCGGATCCGACCGGCAGCGGGGAGACGACGGGGGTTTCGGCGCCGGATCCGACCGGCAGCGGGGAGACGACGGGGGCATCGGCGACGGCGGGGCGCGCGCGGCGGCCGAGCGCTACCTCGTCGAGCTCTGGGCCGACGTGTCGGGGCTCGCCGCCGACCGATTCGGCCCGCGCACGCCGCTGTCGCAGATCGGCCTCAGCTCGTTCCTCGTGACGCAGCTCAACGGCCGGCTCGAGCAGGATCTCGACGAGCGGGACCGCACGCTGTTCTTCACCCACCCCGACCTCGCGGGCGTCGCCGGTGACCTGGTCGATCGCCACCCCGGCCACTGGGACGCCGACGCCACCGACGCCACCGGCGCGTCGGCCCCGGCGGATCGCGGCGCGGCGCGGGCCCGGGACGCGCGGAGCGCGAACGGGCGGCACGGGGCGCCGGCCGCGGCGGTCGACGGTGCCGTGGCGATCGTCGGCATGGCGGTGCGCTTTCCGAACTCGCCCACGGTGGCCGACTTCTGGCAGACGCTCGTCGACGGCGTCGACTGCATCCGGCCCATGCCCGCCGACCGGGCGGAGCCGGGCTGGGACACCGCGGCCATGTGGGGTGGCTACCTCGACGACGTCGCCGGGTTCGACCCACTGCTGTTCTCGATCACCCCGCGGGACGCCGAGCTGATGGACCCGCAGGAACGGCTCTTCCTCGAGGTTGTCTGGGAGGGGCTCGAGGACGCCGGATACACCCGTGCGCGGCTGCGCGAGCGTCATGACTCGAACGTCGCGGTCTACGTCGGCGCCATGCACAACGAGTACCCCTACTTCGGGGTCGAGCAGTCCGGCGTCGGCGCCCGGCAGGACTCCGGCGCGACGCTCGGGGGGATCGCCAACCGGGTCTCGTTCTTCCTCGACGTGCACGGGCCGAGCCTGTCCGTCGACACGATGTGCTCGTCCTCGCTCACCGCGCTGCACCTGGCCCGGCACAGCCTGCTGCGCGGCGAGGCCGAGGTCGCGATCGTCGGCGCCACCAACCTCTCGCTGCACCTGAACAAGTTCGTCCAGCAGCACCGCATGCAGCTCGCCGCCACCGACCACCACTGCCGCAGCTTCGGCGAGGGTGGGGACGGGTTCGTCCCGGCCGAGGGCGTCGCCGCGCTGATCTGCAAACCGCTCGCGCGGGCACGGGCCGACGGCGATCGCGTCCACGCCGTCGTGACCGGCTCCGCGGTCGTGCACGCCGGCCGGACGAACGGCTACCTCGTGCCGAGCCCGGTCGCGCAGGGCGACCTGGTGACCCGGGCGTGGCGCGACGCCGGCCACGACCTCGCCACCGCCGGCTATCTCGAGGCGCACGGCGCCGGCACCGCGCTCGGCGACCCGGTGGAGATCGCCGGCCTGCTCCGCGCGATGGGCGGACGGCCGGACGGGCCGATACCGCTCGGCTCGGTCAAGTCCGTCATCGGCCACGCCGAGTCCGCCGCGGGCCTGGCCGGACTGATCAAGGTCGTGCTGCAGCTGCAGCACGGCGAGTACGCGCCGACCCGGCACGCCGACACCCCCAACCCCGAGATCGAGTGGGACCGGGTCCCCTTCCGCGTGCAGGGGCGCCGCGCCCCGTGGCCGCGACCGGACGGTGACGCGCGTCGTGCCGGCATCAGCTCGTTCGGCGCCGGCGGGACGATCGCGCACGTCGTCGTCGAGGAGGCGCCCGACGACGCCCCGGCGTCACCGGCGGCGGCCGGCCCGCAGCTGATCGTGCTGTCCGGCCGGGACGAGCCGGCCCTGCGTCGCGTCGCCGACGGGGTGCTGGGGACGCTGCCGGCCGCCGGGTCCGACGACGGGTCGGCACTGGCCGTCCGGCTGCGTCGGATCCGCGACGGCGCGCTGGCCGGCGAGCTCGGCGCCGACGCCGCCGACGCCGCCCGGCTCGCGGCCCTGCTGCTCGGGGACGCGACGCCGGCGGGGCCGGCCCTGGCCGATCTCGCGTGGACGCTGCAGGTCGGCCGCGAGCCGCTGGGCGAGCGGCTGGCGATCGTCGCCGACGACGTCGCCGAGCTCGCCGCCGCGCTGCGCTCCTACCTCGGCGGGGACGACGCGGGGCTCGTCCGCGGCACGGTCGCCGACACCGAGGGGGCGCCGCGCCCGCTGCCCCCGCACGCCGACCGTGCGGCTCTCGACGGCCTGGCCCGCTGGTGGGTCGCCGGCGGCGACGTCGACTGGACCGCGGCCGGCGACCGAGCCCCGGGCCGGCTCGTCGACCTGCCGCACTACCCGTTCGACCGGATGCGCTGCTGGCTGCCCGCGACCACCACCGGTCCGGCGCCGACACCGGCCGCCACGTCGGTCCACGAGCGGACCTGGGTCGAGGACGGCCCGGTCGCGTCCGACGCGCTCGCCCCGGCGGGCCGGCTCGTGGTCGTGTACAGCCCGCACAGCGAGCCGGTCGCCCGCGCGGTCGCCGCGCTGGCCGCCGACGCCGTCCTCGTCCGCGAGGGCGGTGTCCCGCCGGACGGCGAGCACGGGCTGGTGACGGCCGACGACGCCGCCGCGGTCGCCGCCGGGATGCGTGGGGCGCCGGTCGCCGGCTGGCTCGACCTCGCCGACCTGTACCGGCCACCGACCGAGATCGGTCTCTGGCAGGCCCGGCTCGCCCTGCTGCAGGGGTTTCTCGCGGACCGCAACGGCGCCGGCTGCCGCGTGCTGCAGGTGTGCTCCGGCCTGCACGACCTGCCCGGCGGGGCCCCGCCGAGCACCGCCGCGGCCCCGCTCGCCGGGTTCGTCCGCGTGCTCGCCGCGGAGGGCGCGGTGGCGTCCGGCCGCGTCCTCGACCTCGACCTCGACCTCGACGGCACCGACCCGGACACCGCCGCCCGGGCGATCCTCGCCGAGCTCGGCACCGAGTCCGCCGTGCCGGACGTCTGCCATCGCGACGGGGTGCGGCACCGCGCCGCCCTCACCGCGGTGGGCGGCGACACCGCGTCGTTCACCGCCCGCGCCGACGCGACGTACGTCGTCACCGGCGGCACGCACGGCCTCGGCGCCCGGGTCGCTCGCTGGCTGGTCGAACGCGGCGCGCGCCGGCTCGCCGTCCTCGGCCACGGTGCGCTCGACGCCGAACGGCAGGCGGGGGCCGACGCGCTCCGCGCGGCCGGCGCGGCCGTGCTCGTGCACACCGGGTCGCTCGCCGACCGCACGGCGCTCGGACTGTTCCTGGACCGGGTCCGCGACGAGCTCGGCCCGATCGGGGGCGTGGTGCACTGCGCGGGTCGCGCGGCGCGACCGGCCGCCTTCGCGGTCAAGGAGCGCGCCGACGTCGCGGCGGTGTTCGAGCCCAAGCTGGACGGGCTGCGCGCCCTGGCCCAGGCGCTCGCCGACGACGACCTGCACCTGGCGGTCGGGTTCAGCTCGATCTGCGCGGTCGCGCCCACCGTCGCGCGGGGCGTCAGCGACTACGCGGCGGCCAACGCCTGTGTCGACGCCGCGGCGGCGGCGCAGGTCACGCTCGGCGGCCGGGCCCTGCAGGCGGTGGCCTGGCCGCAGTGGCGCGAGTCCGGCGGGGGCGTCGGCGCGGACAACCCGGCTGCCCACCTCGGCGTCGGCACGCTGTCCGACGCGGACGGCCTCGCCGCGCTGGAGACCGTGCTCGCGCGCCCGCAGCTGCGCCGTGCCGTGGTGCTCCCGGCGGTGGCCGGCCCGGTCGACCTCGACGCCGTGCTCGCGGCCGGCGACGGCGCCGCCCCGTCGGCACCGGCCGCCGCGGGGCAGACCGCACCCGCCGGGGGCGTCCCGGCCGCGGGAGCGTCGGCGGCGGCCGATCCGCCGGCGGGACCGCCCGGCTGGCTCGTCGACATCTTCGCCACCGCCCTGCACCTGCCCGCCGACCGGCTCGACCCGGCCGTCGACTTCCACGCCCTCGGCGTCGAGTCGATCATGCTGGGCGAGCTGCTGCAGCGGATCGAGCAGCACGTCGAGCGTCGCCTCGACCCGGGCCTCCTCCTCGACTTCCCGACCCTCGACCAGCTCGCCGCCGCCCTCACCGACCAGCTCGGCGACGACGTCGGCGAGAGCGCTCCCGCCGTTGCCGACGCTCCCGCCGTTGCCGACACCGAGCGCGTTCCCGCCGCGGCCGCACCGGCACCGGCCGCGCCGGCGCCGCTCGGGCCGGCACCGCGGCGCGACGAGCAGCGCGTCGCCGTCGTCGGTGCCGCCTGCCGCTTCCCCGGCGCGCCCGACCTCGACACGTTCTGGCGCAACCTGCTCGCCGGCACCAGCAGCGTGATCGAGGTGCCGGCGTCGCGCTGGGACCACCGCGCTGTCTACCGCGAGCGGCGCGAGCTCGGCCACAGCATCAGCAAGTGGGGCGGTTTCGTCGACGGTCTCGAGGACTTCGACCCCGACGCCTTCGGCGTCACCGAGGACGAGGCGCGCGCGCTCGACCCGGCGATCCGGCTGACGCTCGAGACCACGGCCGCCGGCCTCGCCGACGCCGGCTACCGTCCCGACGAGGTGGCCGGGGCGGAGGTCGGCGTCTTCGTCGGCGCGCGGATGTCGGACTACGGCGCGCGCGTCGGCGTCCGGGCCGGCGTGCTCCGGTCGGACCAGAACTTCATCGCCGCCTACGTCGCGCAGCACTTCGACCTGCGCGGGCCGAACCTGGTGGTGGACAGCGCGTGCTCGTCGTCGCTGGTCGGCGTGCAGGTCGCGATGCGCAGCCTGCTCGCCGGCGAATGCACGATGGCCGTCGCGGGCGGCGTCGAGATCCTGCTCGACGAGGCCGACTACGTCGATCTCAGCGCGTCCGGGGCGTTGTCGCCGTCCGGGCGGTGCGCGACCTTCGACGAGTCCGCCGACGGATTCGTCCCCGGCGAGGGGTGCGGGCTGGTCGTGCTCAAGCCGCTCGCGGCCGCCCTCGCCGACGGAGACCGCATCCACGCCGTCATCGACGCCGTGGCGGTCAACAACGACGGCAGGACGATGGGCGTCACCACCCCGAGCCACGAGGCGCAGCAGCGGGTCGTACGCCGGGCGATGGAGCAGGCCGGTCGCGAGCCCGCCGAGTTCGGGCTCGTCGAGGCCCACGGCACCGGGACGATGATCGGCGACCCCATCGAGCTGCGCGGGCTGACCGACATCTTCGGCGCCGGCCGGGCACCGCAGTCGGTCCCGATCGGCAGCGTGAAGTCCAACGTCGGCCACCTGATGAGCGCGGCCGGGATCGCCGGGGTGCTCAAGGTGATGCTCTCGATCGAGCACGGCGTCGTCCCCGCGACGCTGTGGTGCGAGAACCCCAATCCCCGCTTCGACTTCGCCGCGTCGCCGTTCTTCCCCAACGTCGCGAACCGCGACTGGGACCACCCCGCGGGCCGACGGGTCGCCGGGGTGAGCTCGTTCGGGCTCGGCGGGACGAATGCGCACGCCGTGCTGAGCGACGTCGTCCGGGAGGCACCGGCGACCCGTTCCCCGCTGCCGCCACCCACCTACCGTCGCCGCCGGCTGTGGTTCGACCGTCCGGCCGGACCCGAACCGATGCCGGCCGCCCCGGCTACCCCGGATGACCCGGAACTGACCTCGTCGCTGCTCGACCTCGAGCTCGTCGGCGGTCCGCGATGA